From a single Miscanthus floridulus cultivar M001 chromosome 8, ASM1932011v1, whole genome shotgun sequence genomic region:
- the LOC136475575 gene encoding 3-isopropylmalate dehydratase large subunit, chloroplastic-like has translation MASSISTAAKASAAFAHKKELAAPAPAQHRAGSSRRTKPCRVRAVASPARAPRAPSSTGSVKSAMTMTEKILARASERAALEPGENVWVDVDVLMTHDVCGPGTIGIFKKEFGEDAKVWDREKVVIIPDHYIFTSDERANRNVDILRDFCVEQNIKYFYDIKDLSNFKANPDYKGVCHVALAQEGHCRPGEVLLGTDSHTCNAGAFGQFATGIGNTDAGFVLGTGKALLKVPLTIRFVLDGEMPPYLLAKDLILQIIGEISVSGATYKSMEFVGSTVESLTMEERMTLCNMVIEAGGKNGVVPADETTFKYLEGKTSVDYEPVYSDAQARFFSDYRFDVSKLEPVVAKPHSPDNRALARECKDVKIDRVYIGSCTGGKTEDFLAAAKVFLASGKKVKVPTFLVPATQKVWMDVYSLPVPGSGGKTCSQIFEEAGCDTPASPSCGACLGGPRDTYARMNEPMVCVSTTNRNFPGRMGHKEGQIYLASPYTAAASALTGYVTDPRDFLM, from the exons ATGGCCTCCTCCATCTCCACCGCCGCCAAGGCCTCCGCGGCCTTCGCCCACAAG AAGGAGCtggccgcgccggcgccggcgcagcACCGCGCGGGCTCGAGCCGCCGGACCAAGCCGTGCCGCGTGCGCGCCGTCGCCTCGCCCGCGCGCGCCCCCCGCGCCCCGTCGTCCACCGGCTCG GTGAAGAGCGCGATGACGATGACGGAGAAGATCCTGGCGCGGGCGTCGGAGCGCGCGGCGCTGGAGCCCGGGGAGAACGTGTGGGTGGACGTGGACGTGCTCATGACGCACGACGTCTGCGGCCCCGGCACCATCGGCATCTTCAAGAAGGAGTTCGGGGAGGACGCCAAGGTCTGGGACCGCGAGAAGGTCGTCATCATCCCGGACCACTACATCTTCACCAGCGACGAGCGCGCCAACCGCAATGTCGATATCCTCAGGGACTTCTGTGTGGAGCAGAACATCAAGTACTTCTATGACATCAAGGACCTCAGCAATTTCAAG GCTAATCCAGACTACAAAGGCGTCTGCCACGTCGCACTTGCTCAGGAAGGCCACTGCCGACCAGGCGAG GTtctcctgggtactgattctcaTACGTGCAATGCTGGAGCCTTTGGTCAATTTGCAACCGGAATTGGAAACACCGATGCAGGTTTTGTGTTGGGCACTGGAAAAGCTCTTCTCAAG GTGCCCCTTACTATCAGGTTTGTATTAGACGGAGAAATGCCGCCTTATTTACTTGCGAAGGATCTGATTTTGCAA ATTATTGGTGAGATTTCAGTATCTGGTGCAACCTACAAATCAATGGAGTTTGTTGGATCAACTGTAGAAAGTCTAACT ATGGAAGAGCGTATGACACTATGCAACATGGTTATTGAAGCTGGTGGAAAGAACGGTGTTGTGCCTGCTGATGAAACTACATTTAAATACCTTGAG GGTAAGACATCGGTTGATTATGAACCTGTCTACAGTGATGCTCAGGCCAG ATTTTTTAGTGACTACCGTTTTGATGTATCAAAACTGGAGCCAGTAGTTGCCAAG CCACATTCGCCTGACAACCGTGCTCTAGCAAGAGAATGCAAAGATGTCAAGATCGACCGAGTCTATATTGGTTCTTGCACTGGTGGTAAGACTGAGGACTTCCTTGCTGCTGCAAAGGTGTTCTTAGCCTCG GGAAAGAAGGTTAAAGTTCCCACATTTCTTGTCCCTGCTACACAAAAG GTGTGGATGGACGTATATAGCCTCCCTGTACCAGGCTCTGGTGGCAAAACTTGCTCCCAGATATTTGAGGAGGCTGGTTGTGATACACCAGCAAGTCCTAGCTGTGGTGCTTGTTTGGGTGGCCCTCGTGATACATATGCACGGATGAATGAACCTATG GTCTGCGTGTCCACTACGAACAGGAACTTCCCGGGCAGGATGGGACACAAGGAAGGGCAGATCTACCTGGCGTCTCCCTACACTGCAGCTGCCTCAGCCCTGACGGGGTACGTTACGGACCCCAGAGACTTCCTCATGTAA